The proteins below come from a single Microcoleus sp. FACHB-831 genomic window:
- the apcB gene encoding allophycocyanin subunit beta, protein MRDAVTNLIKNYDVTGRYLDRNAVDSLKSYFETGTARVQAAAVINSNAAAIVKQAGSRLFEELPELIRPGGNAYTTRRYAACLRDMDYYLRYASYALVAGDMNVLDERVLQGLRETYNSLGVPIGPTVRGIQIMKDIVKEQVVAAGVADTSFVDKPFDHMTRDLSEQDV, encoded by the coding sequence ATGCGCGACGCAGTCACAAACCTGATTAAAAATTACGATGTTACCGGGCGTTACCTAGATCGCAATGCCGTTGATTCGCTTAAATCTTACTTTGAGACGGGCACGGCACGAGTCCAGGCGGCGGCTGTGATTAATTCTAATGCTGCGGCTATTGTCAAACAGGCGGGTTCGCGGCTGTTTGAAGAATTGCCGGAACTGATTAGACCGGGCGGAAATGCGTATACGACGAGACGCTATGCTGCTTGTCTGCGGGATATGGACTATTACCTGCGCTATGCCAGTTATGCACTGGTTGCAGGTGATATGAATGTGCTGGACGAGCGCGTGCTGCAAGGTCTGCGGGAAACCTACAACTCGTTAGGCGTACCTATTGGGCCTACTGTTCGCGGTATCCAGATTATGAAGGATATTGTTAAGGAACAAGTTGTAGCAGCTGGTGTTGCTGATACGTCGTTTGTGGATAAGCCATTCGACCACATGACTCGCGATTTAAGCGAACAGGATGTTTAA